The nucleotide sequence GTCGATGACCTGCTGGTTGCCCAGCGGCCGCGTGCGGGTGCGGATGTCGCCGATCTCGAGCACCCGGGTGGCGCGGGGCGCGAACGCGGACAGGTGCAGCGCCGACCCGGAGATGCCGGCGAGGACGGGTGCTGCGGCGACCGCCGCGAGCTGCTCGGTGATCGGCAGCTCCTGCGGGTGCAGCACGTGGAAGCCGAGCCGTTCCATGAGGGCGTCGAGGAGCTCGTCGCCGTCGCTGCGCCGCCGGTCGTTGGGCAGCCGGGTCCGCGAGACGAACGCCGGCGGGCCGGGCGCGGCGGCGACGGCGGCCCGTTCCCAGACGGCGACCGCCTCGGCGCTGGTGCGCCGGCCGGGGTGGTAGGGGCGGGCCGGCACGACCAGCTCCTCGACCTCCGTGGGCTGTGCGACGACCCGGATCGGGACGTCCCAGCCGCTGCGCCGCACCAGCGCGGTCTGATAGTCCAGCTGGGTGCCGGGGAAGATGAACCGGTGGAACACCAGGCCGTCGACCTCCTGGCCGATCGGCCATAG is from Jiangella alkaliphila and encodes:
- a CDS encoding glycosyltransferase 61 family protein produces the protein MQWDYAMPPDAPPPPAGLRIVRDALLSGWSSVRLDGGPKRHSRGAVYEDGRLVPESLRAGGYDGDHVVPDDPAHCAEPPADRLDGRWLYGGHWMGRFGHFVTETLTSLWPIGQEVDGLVFHRFIFPGTQLDYQTALVRRSGWDVPIRVVAQPTEVEELVVPARPYHPGRRTSAEAVAVWERAAVAAAPGPPAFVSRTRLPNDRRRSDGDELLDALMERLGFHVLHPQELPITEQLAAVAAAPVLAGISGSALHLSAFAPRATRVLEIGDIRTRTRPLGNQQVIDAACGRQTAFVPHLGRGNVRDVGATMSAVTALLAR